CGGTTTAGTCACGACCGCAACGGTTAAAATTTTCATTTGTTTAGCGATTTCTGCGACAACGGGTGCAGCGCCTGTTCCTGTTCCTCCACCCATTCCTGCCGTTATAAAAACCATATTTGCACCTTCTAAAGCCGCTCGAATACGCTCGCGATCCGCTTCAGCGGCCAATCGACCGACTTCAGGATTTGCGCCGGCGCCTAAACCTTTGGTTATTTGTTGTCCTAATTGTAACAAACATTCTGCTGAAGAATTTCTCAATGCTTGAGCGTCCGTGTTCGCACAAATAAACTCAACGCCAGTAATATCCTGCGCCAACATATGCTCAAGTGCATTCCCGCCACCGCCACCCACACCAATCACTTTTATAACAGCGTTTTGAATCGGTGCATTGGAGGAATCAAATTCGTTGCTCATCGTTAACTCCTAAATTTCAATATCTTATTTAAAAATTTTCACATAACCAATTTTTTATACGTGCTATTTTCCTCGCAAATAAAACGTTAGGCTTTCGTTGCTCGCATTGTTGTTGATAACCATATAATAATAAACCGGTACTGGTCGCATACATACCATTGGTCGTTATTTCATCATTTCCAGTAATATGTTGTGGATGCCCTATTCTGACAGGCAACTTAAAAATTTTTTCCGCTAATTCGACACTGCCTTTTACGTTAGAAGCACCCCCTGTTAATACAACCCCTGCGGCAAGAAATTCTTCAAACCCACTACGACATAATTCTGTTTTCACTAAATGAAAAAGTTCTTCATAACGTGGACCCACAACTTCAGCGAGCGCACGCTTCGTCAGTGTCCGTCCGGGTCGATCGCCCACACCTGATATTTCAACTAATTCTTCTGCATGTGCCAACTCGGGTAATGCACATGCATGTTGTTTTTTAATCTGCTCAGCACTTTGTGTCGGTGTTCTTAATGCAACGGCAATATCATTGGTAACCTGATCACCTGCAATAGGAATAACGGAGGTAAAACGTATAGCCCCTTCAGTAAAAATAGCAATATCGGTTGTGCCCCCTCCGATGTCTATTAAACACACACCCAACTCTTTCTCATCTTCAGTTAAAACCGAATGGCTCGAAGCCAATTGTTCTAAAATTATTTCTGAAACTTCTAAACCACACCGCTGAATACACTTAATAATGTTTTGTGCTGCACTAACCGCACCGGTGACCATATGTACTTTCGCTTCTAACCGCACACCTGACATACCGATGGGCTCACGAATACCTTCTTGACTATCAATAATAAATTCCTGCGGTAAAATGTGTAATATTTTTTGATCAGCTGGAATAGCCACCGCTTTGGCGGCATCAATCACACGTTCAACGTCCACAGGAGTCACTTCTTGGTTTTGAATGGCCACGATACCATGAGAATTTAAACTTCGAATATGATTTCCAGCGATACCTGTATAAACACTACGCACTGGACATCCTGCCATTGATTCCGCTTCACCCACCGCTTGCTGAATTGAATCAACCGTTGCATCGATATTGACGACGACCCCTCGTTTTAATCCTAATGAAGGATAAATTCCCATACCAATAACTTCGATACCATTCGGTTTTACTTCACCCACCAGGGCATTCACTTTAGATGTACCAATATCTAATCCTACAATCAAATGCTTCACTGATTTCTTTGCCATATTATTTCACCTTCAATTAAATTCTCTAAAATTTTCAAATTTCGTCGTTTGATTTTTTGATTATTAGGGTAGAAACGGCGTCAACGTTATTTTTCTGAGCTGAAAATTGTACTCAGGCTGTCCGTAAATTAATCAATAACTTCCCTAAAAACTAAGAAATGTATTTTTTAAATTTTACGGCCATACCGTGGGCATAGCGAAGATCCACATAATCTACCATAGTTACTTTACTTGCAATAACATCAGAATAAACATCAACCAGCCGTTCTAATTCGCTATAAGGTTGATTTTGACTTAAATAAACGGATAATCCGTTACTTAATTTCAAATACCAATAGTGTTGATTGGCAAGTTTTAGCATTTTTATTTTTAAATTTAACGTTGCTAACATAGGTTTCATCGTGTTATAGATTTGCAATAAAAGCTTTTGCTGACCTAAAGGTGCTACAAAAACTGGCAAATCTAATCTGCTCAATGCTTCATTATCAGGAATAAAAACGTTACCCTTATCATCCAATATGCCATTACCAATAAAAGCGATGGGTTTTTTCGTTACAAAATTGACGGTTAATGTATTTGGCCAAAATCGTTTTAAAGTGACGCTCGCTATCCAGGGCTCATGTAAAATTTGCGCTTTCAAGCCCCGACTATCTAAGCGAAAAAACCCTCTCGCTAAAAAAGGTACAATAATTTGTTGAAGACGGTGTTGTTTAACATACGTTAAATCACCGCTAATTTTAATGTTTTTAATCGGAAAACAACTGGGATTCGATAATTTTTGCCAAAGTAAAATGAAACTTAATACAACAAGTACACTCAACGAAAATTTAAAAAACCATCCTTTTAAGGGCAAAAAAGAACTTAAACGAATCAATCTCGATTTATCGCGTTGCCGTTCATACCGTTGGTTTTCAATTACTTTCCCGTTTTTCACCATCGTCCAATTATCAGAAATACATGAAATCAAAAGGGATGATAATCTATATCATGTGTTTCTGCCAGTTTTGCTCATTTGAGCTTAGTGCACTCTTCCGTATTTAAATCCCATTAAGCGGCTTTGAAAAAACAACCCTCTATCCGTTACTATCAGGAAGTTATTAAGATTTCCCATCTTAACCAAAAAGAATATGGTTCATACTCAACTTAATAGTGAATACGGATAGATTCTTCACCAAATCTTTCGCGTAGTGCTTTTAATAAATCATCATGAGGTTTCACTTTCCACGTGTCACCTAAACTTAAAAAAACTTGTGTTTTAAGTTCAGGATGATAATAGGCAATGCAGGTAGGACAAGGTCCTGGACAAAAATTAATCATTATTTTTTTTAAATCATCCAATAATAAGGGATTAACATGCGGTTTAGAAAATTTAATGATTACGTTTTTTGCATGACTTGCACGTGCTTCGTTAATATCTAAAATTTTTTTCCCTAAAATCCGCATATTTTTAGTATATTCATCCTGTTGAACCTCTCCTTCAATGATGAGTAGTTTATCTTTACTCAGCTTATCACGATATTGAGCATAACCCTCATTAAATAAGGTGACTTCTAAACGTCCGTTTGTATCCTCTAACGTCAGAATTGCCATTCTATCGCCCCGTTTTGTCCATAATGAACGAATATTCAAAACCCAACCTGCAATGGTAATCGTATGACCGGACTTAATCATTGACTCACGTAAAGACGACGTAATAAAGTGCGGCAATTCATTCGAATAATTTTCTATTGGATGACCGCTTAAATAAAAACCTAACGCGTCTTTTTCCGCTTGTAATCGTTCTAATTTTGGCCAATCTTTCTGATGCGTCATTTGATTTGAATGAGAAACCATCTCTAATCCAAAAAAATCTTTTTGACCCGAACTTTTTGTTAATGATTTCTGTATGGCGGCTTGTAAGGCCGCCTCAACATTTTCTAAAAGAGTAGCACGATTGAGTCCAAAACTATCTAAACTCCCTGAACAAATTAAAGCGTCTATCCCTCTTCGGTTTAATTTTTGAAAATCAACGCGTTGACACAAGTCAAATAAATCACGAAATGCATCTTGTTGACGTTGCTCTATTAACATTTCTATTGCGCCAAGACCTAAACCTTTGATAGCACCTAAACCGTATCGAATGGCGCCTGTATCATCATCTACCGTAAATTTGTATTCGCTACAGTTAATATCCGGCGGTAAAATGGGTAAATTCATAGCGCGGCATTCATCAAGAAAGATCACTACTTTGTCGGTATGATCCATGTCGGATGATAAAACTGCCGCCATAAATTCTGCAGCGTAATGTGTTTTTAACCATGCAGTCTGGTAGGAAACTAACGCATAGGCAACAGAATGGGATTTATTAAATCCATAATCTGCAAATTTTTCCATTAAATCAAAGATCTGATTCGCTAAAGAACGTTCAATTCCTTCCTGTTCTGCTCCTTTCATAAAAATCGTTCTTTGTTGCGCCATTTCTTCTGATTTTTTCTTACCCATGGCACGACGTAACAAATCTGCAGCACCTAATGTATAACCTGCTAATACTTGTGCAATTTGCATGACTTGTTCTTGGTACAAAATAATTCCATAAGTAGAACTTAGTATCGGCTCTAAAAGAGGATGAGCATATTGAACGTGAGCACGTCCATGTTTACGATTAATAAAATCATCCACCATCCCAGACTGCAAGGGGCCTGGACGAAATAAAGCAACTAAGGCAACAATTTCATCAAAACTGTCTGGACACAACCGTTTTATTAAATCACGCATTCCTCGCGATTCGAGTTGGAAGATAGCCGTCGTTTTACATGCCTTTAATAAATCAAACGTTTTAACATCATCCAGAGGAATCGTTCCAATATCCAGTAACTCCTCTTCGGGTTTCTTTTTTTTATTAATCGCTTGTACGACCCAATCGATTATGGTTAACGTCCGCAGGCCTAGAAAATCAAACTTTACTAAGCCCACTTTTTCAATATCGTCCTTATCAAATTGAGTAATACAATGCGTTCCTCCCCGCTCACAATAAAGGGGTGTAAAATCTACCAATTGAGAAGGTGCAATCACGACCCCACCGGCATGTTTTCCGACATTGCGTACCAATCCTTCTAATTTTTTGGCTAAATCGATCAGTATTTTTATTTCATCTTCATTTTCATATCGCGTTTTTAACTCATCCTCTTGAGTGAGCGCTTTTTCAAGCGTAATCCCTAATTCAAAAGGGATTAATTTAGCAATTTTATCCACCATACCATAGGGATAACCTAACACTCGCCCGACATCTCGAACGACAGCACGGGCTGCCATACTTCCGTACGTGATAATTTGTGAAACGGCATTACGCCCATAACGTGTAGTTACATAGTCGATGACCCTATCCCGTCCTTCCATACAAAAATCAATATCAAAATCCGGCATAGAAATACGTTCTGGATTTAAAAACCGCTCAAAAAGTAAATCATATCGTAGCGGATCTAAACCGGTAATTTGTAGTACGTAAGCGACTAAAGAGCCGGCTCCAGAGCCCCGACCAGGACCCACAGGAATTTTGTTTTTTTTGGCCCAGCGAATAAAATCAGCAACAATAAGAAAGTAACTTGCAAAGCCCATCGAATTAATCACTTGAAGCTCAGAATGTAGGCGATCAAAATAAATTTTTTCAAATGCTTTGAAAGTCTGTGGTGAAGTCAACTTTTCAATCGGCTGGAATTCTTTATTTTTCGTCTGCGATACACGTAAAAAAGATTGAGAACCTAAATATCGCGTTAAACCGGATTGCGCCTCTTGGGTTAATAACTTTTCTGCGCTCATTCCCTCTGGAATAGGGAAATTAGGTAAAAAAGAAGCACCCAGTTCAATTTCGAGATTACACCGTTTGGCTATTTCAACTGAATTACTGAGTGCTGAGGGGATATCCGCGAATAAAACAACCATTTCTTCCATCGAACGAAGATATTGCTGATTGGTGTAAAACTTGAGCCGTTTAGGATCATTTAAGAGATAACCATTATTGATACACACTTTAGCTTCATGCGCTTCAAAATCTTCAGGAACAAGAAAGCATACCTCATTCGTTGCAACCACCGGAACATTGAAGCTTGCCGCTAAACCGACACTTAATTCAATATATTCTTCCTCTAAAGGGCGACCTAATCGTTGTACCTGTAAATAAAAACGATTCGGAAATAAACGGAGCCAGAATTGCAAATAGTCTACCGCTAATGACTTGTTTTTTTTCATTAAGCAAGACACAATATCGCCTTCTCTTGCGCCTGATAATGCAATTAAACCCTCTGAATAAATAGAAAACCAATCCTTTTGAAGAAGCGGTTGTCCTTCTTTTGCATTCTCGAGATAAGATTTTGAAATTAACTGTATTAAGTTCCGATAGCCTCGCAGGTTTTGACACAGTAAAATGAGTTGATATTCTTGGCCCTCTTGGTCATCTTTTACCCGGCATTCAGCACCGATGATAGGTTTAATCCCTTTTTTAATCGCCGCTTGATAAAATTTAATCGTTGCAAATAAATTGGATAAATCTGTTACCGCGAGTGCCGGCATAGATAGCTCGCACGCCTTATCGACAAGCTTTTCAATACGGATCAAACCGTCCACCAAAGAATACTCTGAGTGAAGGTGCAGGTGAATAAAGGATGACATAACTCTACATACTCGAATTGCCGTCTATTATATTGCTTAACCAATCCATGTTGATGTAAATCTATGGATTACTTCGATAGTTGACGAACACTACTTTCGCGTAACACAACCCCTGTGTTCTCATTGATGAGTCTTGTATTTTGCCATAATTTTTTTGAAAAGAAAGCTTGCAGGAAATGACTTATCGTAAAAAACGAAAATATTTTGGCTGTTTAATCGTTTTGTTCAGATTCTATTGCGTGGTATGTTTCATTTAACGTGTTAATCAGAAAAGGATAAAATGTATCTACTTCTTGTGTTTTATTTGCTAAATAACTCCGTAAAAAATTTTTACACACATAGTTTAACCGAATCGCCCCTGCATAACAGGCCCCGCCTTTTATTTTATGTACTATCGTTTCAAACGTTTCCCAATTCTTTCGCTCATAATTCTTTTCTAGTTTTTGGATGTAATCCTTGATAGAAAGTTTAAACATTTCAATAATTTCGTTCAATAAATCGAGGTTGCCATTTAGATTTTCAAGTGCAATGCCTTTATCGTAGATTGGGTATGAATGAATAATATCCAAAAAATTATCCTTTTTTGTGATTGGATCATTTTCTTCGTTATATTCAGAATTCCTTGATTGTAATTGCTCTCTAAAATTTAATTCTAAATCGTTAATTTTTTTTATTTTAAAATATTTATCTAATTTTTTTATTTTTTCTTTCGTCAATGGTTTTAGCCATATTTCATTGATTCCCGCTGCTAAACATTCTTCTTTAACTTTTTCTTTTCCATACGCCGTTAAAGAAATAATGGGCACCATTGGCTTTTTATTGATTCGTTCCCAATAGCGATATAAAACAGCAATTTCATTCCCACGAAGACCCGGCAATCCCAAATCCGTAATAATCAAATCAAACGCGTGGTTTTTTGCGAAAGCGATGGTTTCTTGCAGCGTAGAAATGACCGTTAAGTTATACCCCGCCTGAGCAAACAATTCTTTTGAAAATTTAATGGTTAAATGATCGTCTTCAATCAGTAAAATATTTTTTTTAATTTCCTGTTCTGTTTCCTTAAACTTTTTAATTTCAAATAATTTTTTATTATCTAAAAAAACAAAAGGTTGTACATTTTTAGTTTTATTTTTAACTTTTAAACGTTGGTTGTGAGGAGCTAATTTCATCAATAAAGTAAAGAAAAAACTTGTACCCGCGCCCATTTGACTTTTAACGTGTATTTCACCACCCAATAATCTAACAAATTTTTTTACCGTATAAAGGCCTATACCATAACCACTCGATTCAGTGCTTTTTTTGTGACTCGGCTCTATCCGAAAAAAAGGATCAAAAATTGATGTCAATTGCTCTGGGGGGATGCCTATGCCCGTATCAGTCACCATGAATTCTATATAGGTTCCCTCTAATTGCCGCGGTAAGTTCAATTCTTTAATGCTAATCGTTACTTTTCCTTTTTCAGTAAATTTAATCGCATTGGTTGCCAAATTGAGTAGAATTCGCTCTAATTTACTTTGATCGCTTGCAATATTCCCTGTAAAAGAAACATCTACATTGAGCTGCAATGTCAGTCCTTTACTTTTTATTGATGGCAATAATAATTTTTGTAACGATTCTGCTAATTCTTGAATAGAAAAATTATCAATTTTAAGTTGTAAATCACTCGCGTTTTCTAATGAAGCAACATCCAGTATATTCGTCAGTAACCTTAATAACTGATTACTGGCATTACCTATCATCAATAAATCATTTTTGTCCTCAAGTACGTTTAAACGTTGTTGAAGTATTTTTGATAAACCAATAATCCCCGCTAAAGGTGTGCGTATATCATGACTCATACTCGCAAGAAACTTAGTTTTTGCTTGATTAGCGGTTTCGGCTAATAATTTTGATTTCTTCAATTTTTTTTGAGTTTTTTTAAGTTCTGTAATATCAATTGAAACCCCTAGAACGCCTATAATCTCACCAGACTTTGATTTTAACGGTGATTTTTGAGTCAAAAAAGTATGTGTTTTTCCATCCGATAGCATACCCTTTTCTTCAAAACTAACCATTTGGTCGTGTTGCATAACAAACCGATCATTTTCATGAACCTGTTCTGCAAATTCCTTCCAAACAAAATCATAATCTGATTTACCGATCACTTCCTTATAATCCGAAAATCCGGTTAATTCTGTGTGTAATTTACTTCCGCCTAAAATAATACTATTTTGATCTTTCCAATAGATACTTGCAGGTATATTTTCAATGATATTATTTAAATAGACGGTTAACTTCTCATTTTTATCGAATAAATATTGGTTAACATCGCGAGATTGAGGATAAATTTCACTAAAAATTGTAATCGTTTCTTTTTTTGAATGCGGTGTTCTACATTGAATCAGTATCGGTTCTTCATACGCATTAACGCATTTTTGACACACCGAAGAAAAATCCTGATCGTGACTTTGGATACTTTTATTAAGCAACTCATTCACTATTCTCAAATAATCACCTAAAAAAAAATTTGCTATCGGCTTATCCACAAATTCTGATAAAGAATCTATTTTCAATGCTGATCGGAAATGTTGGTTTCCTCCGCTAAATGTTTTTTTTCGGTTATCTATCCAGTAGATCGAAAAAGGTAATGCATCGAGGATACGTTGAAAATTCATTATTAATATCCAAAAAATTTAAAAAATAGTGTAGTCGTTACCTGCGTAACGACTGAACAGAATAGTTGATTAAATGATTCATTTCTTTTTTTAAGAAAAGATTGTTATTCTTAACCTCCTTCTTTAACGGATTAGGCTTAGAAATTTTATCAATAAAATCGGCAATAGAACTCGCCAACTCCACTAATCCCTCTTTTCTGTCGAGAAAATTAAAATGATTGCCGGTAACCAGTTTTGTGTCAAATAATTCTTTTTTTATAAAATTTTCGAGAAAATTAGAGTGCGTTTTTTTCTCCATCTCATTAAATTTCTCCACATCAGTCGCCTTCAACAAACGAACAGGGGTCGAGGATAATTGATCGGGTGTAAATCGAAAACCAATGTCTTGATAATGTTCACATTGCCTATTCATAACATCAGTTAACTCTTTTATATTTCCAAGTTTACACGTTTCATTGACCTGTTGTATGACTTCCCTACAATATTCTATGACATCCTTTCGCAATCTTTCTTTAAGTTTTTCATCCGCACAGGAAACAACCCACGTATCAAACAAAATAACGCCTAAACAATTCCGTTTTTGTTTTTCCAATTTCGCTGCCATCTCTAAAGCAATCATTCCTCCGAAAGAATACCCTGCTATCATGTAAGGGACATCCATTTTTCTATCTATCCATTCTAAATATAATGTAGCCATCTGTTTAATGGTTAACGATTTAACAGTCCGATCCATAATAATGGGGTCTTCAATTCCATAACAGGCATTTGACAAATTAATTTCTTCTAAAGCGTTTATTAATTGATTAAAGCAAAATAAACCTCCGCCTGCTGGATGAATAAAAATAATAGGGGGAGTCTCAAAACTTCCCGTTTTTAATTGTTTTAATCCATTTATTACCTCATATTCAGATAAATCGTTGAGTTCTAAATAGTTATTTAAGGATCGTGGCGTAGGATTTCTTCGCAAAATATCAAAAGAAATCTTTTTGTTAAGCGATTGCTCAATTTCCGCGATTAATTGTATGGCTTGAATGGAGGTTCCACCCGAATAAAAAAAGTTATCTTCTACCCCCATATTGACACCGATTAAAACATTTTGAAACGCCTGTAATAATTTTAATTCGTTTTCGATTAAACACGTTGACAACTCTTTCTCTTCATTCAATTCTAAATGAGAACTTAATAACATACGCTTATCTAACTTTCCATTACGCGTTATTGGAAAAAATTCAACTTCTTGATAGCATGATGGCAGCATAAAATGTGGTAATTTCTTGCTCAAAAATTGGATTAAATGATTTTTTTTCAAGACAGGAAATTTTTTGTTTCGTATAAAAAAGGCTTTCAATAATTTTTTCTCTGGGAGTTCCAAAACGACCGCTTGTTTTATTGCAGGATGCCCGATTAAAACATGTTCAATTTCAGATAGCGATACAAAATAACCTTGCTTTTTTATATTTTTATCATTTATTCGACGTTCAAAAATCAACTGTTCTTGATTCTGAACCACTCCCCATTTCACTAAATCACCCGAATTATATAATTTACTAGAGGAATAGTTTTGTTTAGATAAGAATTTTTCCTGTAATGTTGGTCGATTGAAATAATCACCTACACCCTTTCCCCCGATAAATAAAAGGCCTATTCCGCCCATTGGAACAAATTGGTTAAATGGGGATAACACATAAACTTCCGTATTGTTGACGGGTCTTCCTATCGGTAATTGGCTATAATTTTTTATAATTTCATCATGAATAGTACACGTTGACGTAAAAATACCTGTTTCAGTTGGACCATACGCCTCAACAATATTCACTTTAACATCAGGGCAGTTCCGTATACGGACGACTGCTTTTTTATCGACGACATCTCCACCGGTAATTAAATAGTTTACGTTTCTAAAAATAGAAGGATCCATGTAAGCATACTGATGAAATAATGCGACAGTAAACCACATAATCGTAATTTTTTTATCGATTAATTCCTTTTTAAAAATTTTTGGATCTAAAAAAGTTTTTTTATCGAAAATAACTAAACAAGCGCCATTATTCCACGCCAGCCAACATTCAAGCTGTGCGGCATCAAACGCATGATTTGCGGTCTGTGAAATATTATCATTCGCACTGACTTCTAAATAATGAGGCGATTCAACCAATCGTAAAATAGCTTTCTGTTTTATGACGACTCCTTTTGGAACGCCGGTAGAACCCGACGTATAAACGATACAGGCCTCTTTATTTTCTTTCACGAAAGGTAATGGAGGCAAATCAGTTATATTATCCTCCCATTGAGACGCATCCATCTGATAAACTTGAATCGGCGTACCTGATAAACGTTTAAGTAGCTGTTCCAATAAATCTTTCGTCCCCGCGTCTATAACGAGAAAATTAATTTTTGCGTCATTAATAATTAATAGAAGACGATCGATCGGATCCTCTTTAGAAAGCGGAACAAAAATTGCTCCGATTTTCAACGTTGCTAATTCCGCTATAAAAAATAAATGATTAGCTTCCAGAAATATTCCTACAAAATCGGCTTTTTTTACTCCATTTTTAATTAACGCATGCGCAACTTGCGTTGATTGATTATCAATATCTCGATAACTTCGACGATGCTTATCATAACAAAGCGCATTATTATTCGGGTATTTTTCAACAGTTTTCTGAAATTTCCGAACTAAACTATCGTATTGATTGAGTCTAAAGAAATCAAGTTCCGGACCTCGGCTCAAAGTCATTAACTCACTTCGTTCTTCATCACAAACCACTGATATTTCTTTCAATTTGAGCCTTTGTAGTTCATAAAATGAAGTATTACACACCTGACTTACGACATATAGAAAATTTTTAGCAATGCGTTTTATAAAATCTGGGGTATACACCGCTTCGGCATATTCAATTGTCAACATAAATTTTTGCGGAGTGGGTTGAATAAACAGTGCAAATTTACCGAACCGGCAATATTCCCTCATATCTAAGAGCATGGACTGTTGAGGCACTATTAACTCAGCTACTTTATCCTTTAATCGTAACTGAGGTGTTTTATTGTTTTGAAAAATCAAGGCTATATTTTCTAATACATTAAAAAATCCTTTTTTTTGTAAAATTTTATCAATTTCCGCAAAAGGGTAATTTTGAAATTTTATTCTATTTAAAATATTTTTATGATTTTCTATAAGAAAATCACAAAAGGTTTGATTTTCGTTTAAATCAAAAACGTTAATCAGTAAATTCACAAAAAACCCGGGCGTATTAAGGAAAGGAGGTTCTCTTCCTGAAGCGGCACTCAGGATAGTTACGTTTTCGTTAAAGGTATAGTTTGCGATTAAAATACTAAATAAACTCATGAGTGTACTGTAAACAGTAACCCCATTCGAACTCGCTAACTGATTCAATTTTATAGAATCCTGCGACGACATTTCAAATTCATATCTTTTCGCTTTAAGTTCAGTCGCTCGTTTTGCATAAGCATCTATCGATTTGTTCGGAGGGATTTCTATAGCAAAATCGACCATAGAGAGCTGCTGCAACCAAAATTTTTTAGCTTCTTGTTGAAAACATGCATCTTCTATTTTTTTGTTATTGTGATCAATAAACGCTTGATAGGATACCGCTTTAGCTAATTTTAACTCAGTGGATCTGAAAGATGCATTATAAAATTTAGATAACACGTCTAACCAAACATTGACTGAAAATGCATCACAAATACAATGATGAATTTGAAAAAAAATAAAAAATTTTTTAGTAGATTCCACCTCAAAAACAGTCAAACCGATCAGTTCTTGCGAATTAATCATTGGCCATGGCGTACTATTTTTTTTCTGTATCGTAGAAATTAAGCCTGTTTCATCATCAATTTTTTCATAATTAA
The DNA window shown above is from Rickettsiella grylli and carries:
- the ftsA gene encoding cell division protein FtsA; protein product: MAKKSVKHLIVGLDIGTSKVNALVGEVKPNGIEVIGMGIYPSLGLKRGVVVNIDATVDSIQQAVGEAESMAGCPVRSVYTGIAGNHIRSLNSHGIVAIQNQEVTPVDVERVIDAAKAVAIPADQKILHILPQEFIIDSQEGIREPIGMSGVRLEAKVHMVTGAVSAAQNIIKCIQRCGLEVSEIILEQLASSHSVLTEDEKELGVCLIDIGGGTTDIAIFTEGAIRFTSVIPIAGDQVTNDIAVALRTPTQSAEQIKKQHACALPELAHAEELVEISGVGDRPGRTLTKRALAEVVGPRYEELFHLVKTELCRSGFEEFLAAGVVLTGGASNVKGSVELAEKIFKLPVRIGHPQHITGNDEITTNGMYATSTGLLLYGYQQQCEQRKPNVLFARKIARIKNWLCENF
- a CDS encoding cell division protein FtsQ/DivIB; protein product: MVKNGKVIENQRYERQRDKSRLIRLSSFLPLKGWFFKFSLSVLVVLSFILLWQKLSNPSCFPIKNIKISGDLTYVKQHRLQQIIVPFLARGFFRLDSRGLKAQILHEPWIASVTLKRFWPNTLTVNFVTKKPIAFIGNGILDDKGNVFIPDNEALSRLDLPVFVAPLGQQKLLLQIYNTMKPMLATLNLKIKMLKLANQHYWYLKLSNGLSVYLSQNQPYSELERLVDVYSDVIASKVTMVDYVDLRYAHGMAVKFKKYIS
- the dnaE gene encoding DNA polymerase III subunit alpha, producing the protein MSSFIHLHLHSEYSLVDGLIRIEKLVDKACELSMPALAVTDLSNLFATIKFYQAAIKKGIKPIIGAECRVKDDQEGQEYQLILLCQNLRGYRNLIQLISKSYLENAKEGQPLLQKDWFSIYSEGLIALSGAREGDIVSCLMKKNKSLAVDYLQFWLRLFPNRFYLQVQRLGRPLEEEYIELSVGLAASFNVPVVATNEVCFLVPEDFEAHEAKVCINNGYLLNDPKRLKFYTNQQYLRSMEEMVVLFADIPSALSNSVEIAKRCNLEIELGASFLPNFPIPEGMSAEKLLTQEAQSGLTRYLGSQSFLRVSQTKNKEFQPIEKLTSPQTFKAFEKIYFDRLHSELQVINSMGFASYFLIVADFIRWAKKNKIPVGPGRGSGAGSLVAYVLQITGLDPLRYDLLFERFLNPERISMPDFDIDFCMEGRDRVIDYVTTRYGRNAVSQIITYGSMAARAVVRDVGRVLGYPYGMVDKIAKLIPFELGITLEKALTQEDELKTRYENEDEIKILIDLAKKLEGLVRNVGKHAGGVVIAPSQLVDFTPLYCERGGTHCITQFDKDDIEKVGLVKFDFLGLRTLTIIDWVVQAINKKKKPEEELLDIGTIPLDDVKTFDLLKACKTTAIFQLESRGMRDLIKRLCPDSFDEIVALVALFRPGPLQSGMVDDFINRKHGRAHVQYAHPLLEPILSSTYGIILYQEQVMQIAQVLAGYTLGAADLLRRAMGKKKSEEMAQQRTIFMKGAEQEGIERSLANQIFDLMEKFADYGFNKSHSVAYALVSYQTAWLKTHYAAEFMAAVLSSDMDHTDKVVIFLDECRAMNLPILPPDINCSEYKFTVDDDTGAIRYGLGAIKGLGLGAIEMLIEQRQQDAFRDLFDLCQRVDFQKLNRRGIDALICSGSLDSFGLNRATLLENVEAALQAAIQKSLTKSSGQKDFFGLEMVSHSNQMTHQKDWPKLERLQAEKDALGFYLSGHPIENYSNELPHFITSSLRESMIKSGHTITIAGWVLNIRSLWTKRGDRMAILTLEDTNGRLEVTLFNEGYAQYRDKLSKDKLLIIEGEVQQDEYTKNMRILGKKILDINEARASHAKNVIIKFSKPHVNPLLLDDLKKIMINFCPGPCPTCIAYYHPELKTQVFLSLGDTWKVKPHDDLLKALRERFGEESIRIHY
- a CDS encoding ATP-binding protein; protein product: MNFQRILDALPFSIYWIDNRKKTFSGGNQHFRSALKIDSLSEFVDKPIANFFLGDYLRIVNELLNKSIQSHDQDFSSVCQKCVNAYEEPILIQCRTPHSKKETITIFSEIYPQSRDVNQYLFDKNEKLTVYLNNIIENIPASIYWKDQNSIILGGSKLHTELTGFSDYKEVIGKSDYDFVWKEFAEQVHENDRFVMQHDQMVSFEEKGMLSDGKTHTFLTQKSPLKSKSGEIIGVLGVSIDITELKKTQKKLKKSKLLAETANQAKTKFLASMSHDIRTPLAGIIGLSKILQQRLNVLEDKNDLLMIGNASNQLLRLLTNILDVASLENASDLQLKIDNFSIQELAESLQKLLLPSIKSKGLTLQLNVDVSFTGNIASDQSKLERILLNLATNAIKFTEKGKVTISIKELNLPRQLEGTYIEFMVTDTGIGIPPEQLTSIFDPFFRIEPSHKKSTESSGYGIGLYTVKKFVRLLGGEIHVKSQMGAGTSFFFTLLMKLAPHNQRLKVKNKTKNVQPFVFLDNKKLFEIKKFKETEQEIKKNILLIEDDHLTIKFSKELFAQAGYNLTVISTLQETIAFAKNHAFDLIITDLGLPGLRGNEIAVLYRYWERINKKPMVPIISLTAYGKEKVKEECLAAGINEIWLKPLTKEKIKKLDKYFKIKKINDLELNFREQLQSRNSEYNEENDPITKKDNFLDIIHSYPIYDKGIALENLNGNLDLLNEIIEMFKLSIKDYIQKLEKNYERKNWETFETIVHKIKGGACYAGAIRLNYVCKNFLRSYLANKTQEVDTFYPFLINTLNETYHAIESEQND